From one Brevibacterium sp. 'Marine' genomic stretch:
- the dacB gene encoding D-alanyl-D-alanine carboxypeptidase/D-alanyl-D-alanine-endopeptidase: MNDTDAPQNPSDSGSPRRERRKSRRKRGGAIAAGAVVLVLGAYAAVDAYDLVPGLPGVLTTDPQVEVQTVPTPQAHAGQVPAPASAVDDSAPVPTQIPKTIDAVLKDSKVKGFGLEVRDGISDDVLYAKDETKPRTPASVTKVLTAAAALSAIGGEKRLATTTDFDADTHTLTLTAGGDVLLSAGDSDPGSVNGHGGLRTLAEDTAAALKDQNITEVALNLDTSRYVGEDFDSGWSRSDIAKGVITPIQPIMVDTAYIGSTNAEWRGRSEHPAKDAFSIFEEELKKTGITVTAEADESETETPSENPKELARVESATISEIVEYALVHSDNVVAEVLGNEVAIAQGRDGSLENGPKAVLEALGESVDLGRTHLVDTSGLSYDNRIAPHDLTTVLQASVVADDSLAGLVSYFPVGGLTGTLHDRFLDERNASGVVHAKTGTLSTVTSLAGGVLDAEGRYLVFSIQIDDVDKDEILEARKTVDEIVTALANCGCR, encoded by the coding sequence TTGAACGACACCGATGCGCCGCAGAACCCGTCGGACTCCGGCTCCCCGCGCCGCGAACGCAGGAAATCGCGGCGGAAGAGGGGCGGTGCGATCGCCGCCGGCGCCGTCGTTCTCGTGCTCGGCGCCTACGCCGCCGTCGACGCCTATGACCTCGTGCCCGGTCTGCCCGGTGTGCTCACCACCGACCCCCAGGTCGAGGTCCAGACCGTGCCCACCCCGCAGGCTCACGCCGGGCAGGTGCCCGCCCCCGCCTCGGCGGTCGACGATTCCGCTCCCGTTCCCACGCAGATCCCGAAGACGATCGACGCAGTGCTCAAGGACTCGAAGGTCAAGGGCTTCGGCCTCGAGGTCCGCGACGGGATCAGCGATGACGTCCTCTACGCGAAGGACGAGACGAAGCCGCGCACTCCCGCCTCCGTGACGAAGGTGCTCACCGCGGCCGCCGCGCTGTCCGCGATCGGCGGGGAGAAGCGTTTGGCGACGACGACGGACTTCGATGCGGACACGCACACCCTGACGCTGACCGCCGGAGGCGATGTGCTCCTGTCGGCCGGAGATTCCGATCCCGGTTCGGTCAACGGGCACGGGGGACTGCGGACCCTGGCCGAGGACACCGCGGCCGCCCTCAAAGACCAGAACATCACCGAGGTGGCCCTCAACCTGGACACGAGCCGCTACGTCGGCGAGGACTTCGACTCCGGGTGGTCCCGGTCCGATATCGCCAAGGGCGTGATCACCCCGATCCAGCCGATCATGGTCGACACCGCCTACATCGGATCGACGAACGCCGAATGGCGCGGCCGCAGCGAGCACCCCGCCAAGGACGCGTTCTCGATCTTCGAAGAAGAGCTGAAGAAGACCGGGATCACCGTCACCGCGGAGGCCGACGAGTCCGAAACCGAGACGCCGTCCGAGAACCCGAAGGAACTCGCCCGGGTGGAGTCGGCGACGATCTCCGAGATCGTCGAATACGCGCTCGTGCACAGCGACAACGTCGTCGCCGAGGTGCTCGGAAACGAGGTCGCCATCGCCCAAGGCAGGGACGGCAGCCTCGAGAACGGTCCGAAGGCGGTCCTGGAGGCCCTCGGCGAATCCGTCGATCTCGGACGCACCCACCTCGTCGACACCTCGGGGCTGTCCTATGACAATCGGATCGCCCCACACGATCTCACGACCGTCCTGCAGGCCTCGGTCGTCGCCGATGACTCTCTGGCCGGGCTCGTCAGCTACTTTCCCGTCGGCGGACTCACCGGCACCCTGCATGACCGATTCCTCGACGAGAGGAACGCCTCCGGGGTGGTGCATGCGAAGACCGGAACGCTGTCGACCGTGACCTCCCTGGCCGGGGGGGTCCTCGACGCGGAGGGACGTTACCTCGTATTCTCCATCCAGATCGACGACGTGGATAAGGACGAGATCTTGGAAGCCAGAAAGACCGTGGACGAAATCGTCACAGCCCTCGCGAACTGCGGCTGCCGATGA
- a CDS encoding zinc-dependent metalloprotease, with amino-acid sequence MIIDEGFAARTARELVSAAKVPEPGVLETLVEGMKDNALTAQDLVLDSFLLPPEHADAVRGRLAAGSVLVLDQVSWVKANAQSVNGMLDEAALPAPVSPATAMAGAVEVAGVLSLLSTRVLGQFDPFAVETGRLMFVAPAVLIAEKAMDVDPRDFRMWVALHEATHQVQFATAPWLRDHMRTLLSGAVSTRLTMPGVGGIVDLFATLGRIVKGEASIIDLIRDENMRTALDEATAILSLLEGHADVVMDEVGAGVIPSVRRLRRKFEARRDAAQGGFLTNLLGMDLKLAQYRDGAKFVRAVRREVGQKGFSRIYAEPANLPRTAEIHDPQLWLDRVHG; translated from the coding sequence ATGATCATCGACGAGGGATTCGCCGCCCGCACCGCCCGTGAGCTCGTCTCCGCGGCGAAGGTCCCCGAACCGGGTGTGCTCGAGACACTCGTCGAGGGGATGAAGGACAATGCGCTGACAGCTCAGGACCTCGTGCTCGACTCGTTTCTGCTGCCGCCGGAGCACGCCGATGCTGTGCGCGGGCGGCTCGCCGCCGGTTCCGTGCTCGTCCTCGACCAGGTCAGCTGGGTCAAAGCCAACGCGCAGTCCGTCAACGGAATGCTCGACGAGGCGGCCCTGCCCGCCCCGGTCAGCCCCGCCACCGCGATGGCCGGTGCCGTCGAGGTCGCCGGGGTGCTCTCGCTCCTGTCGACCCGCGTGCTCGGCCAGTTCGACCCCTTCGCCGTGGAAACGGGACGGCTGATGTTCGTCGCCCCCGCCGTGCTCATCGCCGAGAAGGCCATGGACGTCGATCCGCGTGACTTCCGCATGTGGGTGGCCCTCCACGAAGCCACCCATCAAGTGCAGTTCGCGACCGCGCCCTGGCTGCGCGACCATATGCGCACCCTGCTCTCCGGGGCCGTGTCGACCCGACTGACGATGCCGGGAGTCGGCGGGATCGTCGACCTCTTCGCCACCCTCGGGCGCATCGTCAAGGGCGAGGCCAGCATCATCGACCTCATCCGTGACGAGAACATGCGCACTGCACTCGACGAGGCCACTGCGATCCTGTCCCTGCTCGAAGGCCACGCCGATGTCGTCATGGACGAAGTGGGCGCGGGAGTGATCCCGAGCGTGCGCCGGCTGCGCCGCAAGTTCGAGGCCCGCCGCGATGCCGCCCAAGGAGGCTTCCTCACCAATCTGCTCGGAATGGATCTCAAACTCGCCCAATATCGCGACGGGGCGAAGTTCGTCCGGGCCGTCCGCCGCGAGGTCGGACAGAAGGGCTTCTCCCGCATCTATGCCGAACCCGCGAACCTTCCCCGCACGGCAGAGATCCACGATCCGCAGCTCTGGCTCGACCGTGTCCACGGCTGA
- the tilS gene encoding tRNA lysidine(34) synthetase TilS encodes MSTAEGPRDAASPRRPTLDPASAAIRTAVRAALADAGASAPGLIVAVSGGADSMALLHAAAFLHRRGEIRARALTVDHGLQTVTAEVADRVAATAESWGVPAEVMSVSIDAGDEGLEAAARTARYAALETARAAAGADWILTAHTRSDQAETVLLGLMRGSGTRSLAGMSPLAGRLMRPLLGLDRDQTEASCQAQGIEIWNDPMNADTAFTRVRARQLLAGLEAELGQPVTANLARTADLCRADADFVDAHAEAAGQQVRGAASVPVEVFTALDDAVLSRVVRDWVISLGVPGQNLGAVRVAELCALIRDRRRGRLSLPGDTEVVVGGGQAVFQLAAKAR; translated from the coding sequence GTGTCCACGGCTGAGGGTCCGCGCGACGCAGCCTCGCCGAGACGGCCGACCCTCGACCCGGCGAGTGCTGCCATCCGCACTGCCGTTCGTGCCGCACTCGCGGACGCAGGAGCGTCCGCACCGGGCCTCATCGTCGCGGTGTCCGGGGGAGCGGATTCGATGGCTCTGCTGCACGCGGCCGCGTTCCTCCATCGGCGCGGTGAGATCCGTGCCCGTGCGCTGACCGTCGATCACGGTCTGCAGACCGTCACCGCCGAGGTGGCCGACCGGGTCGCCGCCACCGCCGAATCCTGGGGCGTGCCCGCCGAGGTGATGAGTGTGAGCATCGACGCCGGCGACGAAGGCCTCGAAGCTGCGGCGCGCACCGCCCGCTATGCCGCCCTCGAAACCGCTCGGGCCGCAGCCGGAGCCGACTGGATCCTCACCGCCCACACCCGCAGCGACCAAGCCGAGACCGTACTGCTCGGCCTCATGCGCGGATCGGGCACCCGGTCCCTGGCTGGAATGAGCCCGCTGGCCGGTCGCCTCATGCGGCCCCTGCTCGGCCTCGACAGAGACCAGACCGAAGCGTCCTGTCAGGCCCAGGGCATCGAGATCTGGAACGATCCGATGAACGCCGACACCGCGTTCACCCGAGTCCGGGCCCGGCAGCTGTTGGCCGGACTCGAAGCCGAACTCGGTCAACCGGTCACCGCGAACCTCGCCCGCACCGCCGACCTCTGCCGAGCCGACGCCGATTTCGTCGATGCCCACGCCGAGGCGGCAGGGCAGCAGGTCCGCGGAGCCGCCTCGGTGCCGGTGGAGGTCTTCACCGCACTCGACGATGCCGTGCTCAGCCGCGTCGTGCGCGACTGGGTGATCTCACTCGGCGTGCCCGGACAGAACCTCGGAGCGGTGCGGGTCGCCGAGCTCTGCGCCCTCATCCGCGACCGCAGGCGCGGTCGACTGTCCCTGCCCGGGGACACGGAAGTCGTCGTCGGAGGCGGGCAGGCCGTGTTCCAGCTCGCAGCGAAGGCCCGCTGA
- a CDS encoding amidohydrolase family protein, with protein sequence MILVKNVRLFPRTPDAPAVDVEITEGRFSRLSPAEDAAPGPTPTGTGTTPTGVEVIDGAGRILLPSLGDVHAHLDSNRMGQTFRPHTADGTLHGYIMNDRENWRGGERSVADQAAFAIAKIIASGGTRIRSHAQVDADCGLERFHGVRAALEAHADVLDFQVVAFPQAGIVHEQGVEELLDAALADGADLVGGLDPLLYDRDPVSHLDVVFGLAEKHGKGIDIHLHEAGTAGLFSLEEIAARTRAAGMAGQVTVSHAFALNTNPEPEVARALDVLAEAGVALTTVAPAKGALPQALIRARRMALGLGEDGQRDYWSPYGDGDLLRRTWQLAFTNGFRADADIEGCLDIASRGGAQVMAGARPDGSALVDDSRFGLAVGAPADFVLVEADTVTSAIMDCPRDRDVFKAGRLIASGGELAGGPRLS encoded by the coding sequence ATGATCCTTGTGAAGAATGTGCGCCTCTTCCCGCGCACCCCCGATGCTCCCGCCGTCGATGTCGAGATCACCGAGGGACGATTCTCTCGCCTCTCCCCCGCCGAGGATGCCGCCCCCGGTCCCACCCCGACCGGTACGGGGACGACGCCGACCGGGGTCGAGGTCATCGACGGTGCCGGGCGGATCCTGCTGCCGAGCCTCGGCGATGTCCATGCCCATCTGGATTCGAATCGGATGGGCCAGACGTTCCGTCCGCACACCGCCGACGGCACTCTGCACGGGTACATCATGAACGATCGGGAGAACTGGCGAGGCGGCGAGCGCAGCGTCGCCGATCAGGCCGCATTTGCGATTGCGAAGATCATCGCTTCCGGAGGCACGCGCATCCGCTCACACGCACAGGTCGATGCCGACTGCGGTCTCGAGCGCTTCCACGGGGTCAGGGCCGCGCTCGAGGCTCATGCCGATGTCCTCGACTTCCAGGTCGTCGCGTTCCCGCAGGCCGGAATCGTGCACGAGCAGGGCGTCGAAGAGCTGCTCGATGCGGCTCTGGCCGACGGCGCGGACCTCGTCGGAGGACTCGATCCGCTGCTCTACGACCGGGATCCGGTCTCCCACCTCGATGTCGTCTTCGGCCTGGCTGAGAAGCACGGCAAGGGCATCGACATCCACCTCCACGAAGCGGGCACCGCGGGACTCTTCTCGCTCGAGGAGATCGCCGCGCGGACACGAGCCGCGGGCATGGCCGGGCAGGTCACGGTCTCCCATGCGTTCGCACTGAATACGAACCCGGAACCCGAGGTCGCCCGGGCCCTTGATGTCCTCGCCGAGGCGGGAGTGGCCCTGACGACGGTTGCCCCGGCCAAGGGTGCGCTGCCGCAGGCGCTCATCCGTGCCCGACGCATGGCTCTGGGGCTCGGTGAGGACGGTCAGCGGGACTATTGGAGCCCCTATGGTGACGGCGACCTGCTGCGCCGGACCTGGCAGCTGGCGTTCACGAATGGGTTCCGTGCAGACGCAGATATCGAAGGCTGTCTCGATATCGCCTCCCGCGGAGGAGCTCAGGTCATGGCCGGCGCCCGCCCCGACGGTTCGGCGCTGGTCGACGATTCCCGGTTCGGTCTGGCCGTGGGCGCTCCCGCCGACTTCGTGCTCGTCGAGGCCGACACGGTCACCTCGGCGATCATGGACTGCCCACGGGACAGGGACGTGTTCAAGGCGGGTCGGCTCATCGCCTCCGGCGGCGAATTGGCAGGCGGGCCGCGGCTGAGCTGA
- a CDS encoding MFS transporter, which translates to MTTSPQQGFRRSRGLDGLALACLVLIAASLRPAASSLGPVLSEVTDGFSLAEWQTGLLTALPGLVFAVCGIIAVPLLKRLGLFSALAMSAALIVAGVGLRAIVTEWVAFALLTVLALAGMSIGNVILPVYVKSRFPHRPTLGATTFTVSLGLGSMLPSLLTAPLAEQFGGWRVGLGFWMVVPFSALVTWTVLRTLKSVPVLTGQAADPGGQQEEAPPRRPVFTSPKARYMAMFFGLQSANAYLQFGWLPQIYRDAGLDPFLAGIMLTIVTFGGLPGGFLAPQIIVRSIAPRAFLVSFGVSAVAGYTGLLLSPLSVPWLWAALLGYGGFAFPAALALITSRTREVSVTASTSAFVQSSGYVLAALCPLAVGGLLGVSGGWQVPLWFMVIISALMAITGWLSAGPGAVDDELAPTSGPTGTGEAK; encoded by the coding sequence ATGACGACTTCGCCCCAGCAGGGCTTCCGACGCTCCCGCGGCCTCGACGGTCTGGCCCTGGCCTGCCTCGTCCTCATCGCCGCCTCACTGCGGCCGGCCGCCTCCTCGCTGGGCCCCGTGCTCTCCGAGGTCACCGACGGATTCTCCCTGGCCGAATGGCAGACCGGTCTGCTCACGGCTCTGCCGGGACTCGTGTTCGCCGTCTGCGGCATCATCGCCGTGCCCCTGCTCAAACGACTCGGTCTGTTCTCCGCTCTGGCCATGAGTGCGGCTCTCATCGTCGCAGGCGTCGGTCTGCGCGCGATCGTCACCGAATGGGTGGCTTTCGCTCTGCTCACGGTCCTCGCCCTGGCCGGAATGTCGATCGGCAATGTCATCCTGCCCGTCTACGTCAAGTCCCGCTTCCCGCACCGGCCCACCCTGGGAGCGACGACGTTCACCGTCTCGCTCGGCCTCGGATCGATGCTGCCTTCGCTGCTGACCGCGCCCCTGGCCGAACAGTTCGGCGGGTGGCGCGTCGGCCTCGGCTTCTGGATGGTCGTGCCCTTCTCCGCACTCGTCACCTGGACGGTGCTGCGGACGCTGAAGTCCGTGCCCGTCCTGACCGGACAGGCCGCGGATCCCGGTGGGCAGCAGGAGGAGGCGCCGCCTCGGCGACCGGTCTTCACCTCACCCAAGGCGCGGTACATGGCGATGTTCTTCGGTCTCCAATCGGCCAACGCCTACCTGCAGTTCGGGTGGCTGCCACAGATCTACCGCGATGCCGGACTCGACCCCTTCCTCGCCGGGATCATGCTCACGATCGTCACCTTCGGCGGTCTGCCCGGCGGATTCCTCGCCCCGCAGATCATCGTCCGGTCCATCGCCCCACGGGCCTTCCTCGTCTCCTTCGGCGTCAGCGCCGTCGCCGGCTATACCGGACTGCTGCTCAGCCCGCTCAGCGTCCCGTGGCTGTGGGCGGCTCTGCTCGGCTACGGCGGATTCGCCTTCCCCGCCGCACTGGCGCTCATCACCTCACGCACCCGCGAGGTCTCGGTCACGGCCTCGACCTCGGCATTCGTCCAGTCGTCGGGCTATGTGCTCGCCGCACTGTGCCCGCTGGCCGTGGGCGGACTGCTCGGCGTCAGCGGAGGCTGGCAGGTGCCGCTGTGGTTCATGGTCATCATCTCCGCGCTGATGGCGATCACCGGCTGGCTGTCGGCCGGTCCGGGGGCCGTCGACGACGAACTGGCACCGACATCCGGGCCCACTGGCACCGGTGAGGCAAAGTGA
- the hpt gene encoding hypoxanthine phosphoribosyltransferase, with translation MDINDLGNDIEKVLVSEEQIAARLVELAAAIDEDYKDKDILLVGVLKGAVMVMADLARALHSPVTMDWMAVSSYGSGTKSSGVVRILKDLDTDLTDRHVLIVEDIIDSGLTLSWLVQNLRTRGASTVEICTMLRKPEAVKVDIDVRYVGFDVPNEFVIGYGLDYAEKYRNVPFVATLAQHVYS, from the coding sequence GTGGACATCAACGATCTCGGCAATGACATCGAAAAAGTACTCGTCTCGGAAGAGCAGATAGCCGCACGACTCGTTGAACTGGCCGCAGCCATCGATGAAGACTACAAAGACAAGGACATCCTCCTCGTCGGCGTCCTCAAAGGGGCCGTGATGGTCATGGCCGACCTCGCCCGTGCCCTGCATTCTCCGGTGACGATGGACTGGATGGCCGTGTCCTCCTACGGGTCGGGCACCAAGTCCTCCGGCGTCGTGCGGATCCTCAAGGACCTCGACACCGACCTCACCGATCGTCACGTCCTCATCGTCGAAGACATCATCGACTCCGGCCTCACCCTGTCCTGGCTGGTCCAGAACCTGCGCACCCGCGGGGCCAGCACTGTCGAGATCTGCACCATGCTGCGCAAACCCGAAGCCGTCAAGGTCGACATCGACGTCAGGTACGTCGGATTCGATGTGCCCAACGAATTCGTCATCGGCTACGGCCTCGACTACGCGGAGAAGTACCGCAATGTGCCGTTCGTCGCGACCCTGGCTCAGCACGTCTACAGCTGA
- the ftsH gene encoding ATP-dependent zinc metalloprotease FtsH has protein sequence MAESNKRRPLLNKATKGPLVWIVLALLVVSIGALLFSQSGFSQIDTEQGLQLLGDDKVEQAKIVDKDQRVDLTLKDDFTVGDKDFGKKVQFFYVEQRGEQVVKAVDSAGPDKGFTDEVPKQSWLMSLLGTLIPFVIIFVVFWFLISQMSGGKMMNFGKSKAKLVNKENPDVTFTDVAGVDEALEELEEIKEFLAEPEKFKAVGAKIPKGVLLYGQPGTGKTLLAKAVAGEAGVPFYSISGSDFVEMYVGVGASRVRDLFEQAKSNAPCIIFIDEIDAVGRQRGAGMGGGHDEREQTLNQLLVEMDGFDVKTNVILIAATNRPDVLDPALLRPGRFDRQIPVEAPDMKGRKHILEVHAADKPLADEVDLGQVAKRTPGFSGADLANVLNEAALLTARENAKVIDNRILDEAIDRVIAGPQKRTRLMNDKERLVTAYHEGGHALVAAAMNQTDPVTKVTILPRGRALGYTMVLPSEDKYSTTRNELLDQLAYAMGGRVAEEIVFHDPTTGASNDIEKATNIARKMVTQYGMSDKLGMVKIGDDQSEPFAGRGYGGGDEYGDSTLSSIDREVRGLIDSAHADAYWALTHNRDVLDNLAYQLLERETLDQAALEEIFAPVVKRATRDVWLAHDDRPVSERGPIAPPAPLSERSDGEGSTGAEVDTTDIPGAGPTGVSGPHVPHNPPGPENPNGPTGPTGGPTGPAGGSGTGGPGTGGPATNETNEDRGNND, from the coding sequence ATGGCCGAGTCGAACAAACGTCGCCCCCTGCTGAACAAGGCGACGAAGGGCCCATTGGTCTGGATCGTCCTGGCACTGCTCGTCGTATCGATCGGTGCGCTGCTGTTCAGCCAGTCCGGGTTCAGCCAGATCGACACCGAACAGGGTCTGCAGCTGCTGGGAGACGACAAGGTCGAACAGGCCAAGATCGTCGACAAGGACCAGCGCGTCGACCTCACTCTCAAGGACGACTTCACAGTCGGCGACAAGGACTTCGGCAAGAAGGTCCAGTTCTTCTACGTCGAACAGCGCGGCGAGCAGGTCGTCAAGGCTGTCGACTCCGCCGGCCCGGACAAGGGCTTCACCGACGAGGTTCCCAAGCAGAGCTGGCTGATGTCGCTGCTGGGCACGCTCATCCCGTTCGTCATCATCTTCGTCGTCTTCTGGTTCCTCATCTCGCAGATGTCGGGCGGGAAGATGATGAACTTCGGCAAGTCGAAGGCGAAGCTGGTCAACAAGGAGAACCCGGACGTCACCTTCACCGACGTCGCCGGAGTCGACGAGGCCCTCGAGGAGCTCGAAGAGATCAAGGAGTTCCTCGCCGAACCGGAGAAGTTCAAGGCCGTGGGAGCGAAGATCCCCAAGGGCGTGCTCCTCTACGGTCAGCCCGGTACGGGTAAGACCCTGCTGGCCAAGGCCGTCGCCGGTGAGGCCGGAGTCCCGTTCTACTCGATCTCCGGTTCCGACTTCGTCGAGATGTACGTCGGCGTCGGTGCCTCCCGGGTCCGTGACCTCTTCGAGCAGGCGAAGTCGAACGCCCCCTGCATCATCTTCATCGACGAGATCGACGCCGTCGGCCGTCAGCGTGGTGCCGGTATGGGCGGCGGGCATGATGAGCGCGAGCAGACGCTCAATCAGCTGCTCGTCGAAATGGACGGATTCGACGTCAAGACCAACGTCATCCTCATCGCCGCGACCAACCGTCCCGATGTCCTCGACCCGGCGCTGCTGCGTCCCGGCCGCTTCGACCGGCAGATCCCCGTCGAAGCCCCGGATATGAAGGGCCGCAAGCACATCCTCGAGGTCCATGCCGCCGACAAGCCGCTGGCCGACGAGGTCGACCTCGGGCAGGTCGCGAAGCGGACCCCCGGATTCTCCGGTGCGGACCTGGCCAATGTCCTCAACGAGGCGGCCCTGCTCACCGCGCGAGAGAACGCGAAGGTCATCGACAATCGAATTCTGGATGAGGCCATCGACCGCGTCATCGCCGGCCCGCAGAAGCGGACCCGACTGATGAACGACAAGGAACGCCTCGTCACCGCCTACCACGAGGGCGGACACGCCCTCGTCGCCGCGGCCATGAACCAGACCGACCCCGTCACCAAGGTCACGATCCTCCCGCGCGGACGGGCACTGGGCTACACGATGGTGCTGCCGAGCGAAGACAAGTACTCGACGACTCGCAATGAGCTGCTCGACCAGCTCGCCTATGCCATGGGCGGGCGCGTGGCCGAGGAGATCGTCTTCCACGACCCGACCACCGGCGCCAGCAACGACATCGAGAAGGCGACGAACATCGCCCGCAAGATGGTCACCCAGTACGGAATGAGCGACAAGCTGGGCATGGTCAAGATCGGTGACGACCAATCCGAACCCTTCGCCGGACGCGGCTACGGCGGCGGCGACGAATACGGGGATTCGACCCTGTCCTCGATCGATCGCGAGGTCCGCGGTCTCATCGACTCCGCACACGCCGACGCCTACTGGGCGCTGACGCACAACCGCGATGTGCTCGACAACCTCGCCTACCAGCTGCTCGAACGCGAAACGCTGGACCAGGCCGCCCTCGAAGAGATCTTCGCCCCTGTCGTCAAACGCGCCACCCGCGACGTGTGGCTGGCCCACGACGATCGACCCGTCTCCGAACGCGGTCCTATCGCACCTCCCGCACCGCTGAGCGAACGCAGCGACGGTGAAGGCTCGACCGGAGCCGAGGTCGACACCACCGACATCCCCGGAGCCGGACCCACCGGTGTCAGCGGACCCCATGTCCCGCACAACCCGCCGGGACCCGAGAACCCGAACGGCCCCACCGGCCCGACGGGCGGACCGACCGGCCCGGCCGGAGGATCCGGCACAGGCGGTCCCGGAACCGGGGGACCGGCGACGAATGAGACGAACGAAGACAGAGGGAACAACGACTGA
- the folE gene encoding GTP cyclohydrolase I FolE produces the protein MADIEEVSAGLGPAPSGQENKVDQERIAAAVREILIAVGEDPDREGLLETPGRVARAYEEIFAGLHRDPAEVLGVTFDISHEELVLVRDIDLYSTCEHHLVPFHGVAHIGYIPSKNGKVTGLSKLARLVEIYARRPQVQERLTSQIADALVDHLEPQGVIVVVEAEHLCMTMRGVRKPGASTITSAVRGQLRESASRAEAMSLILGR, from the coding sequence ATGGCCGATATCGAAGAGGTCTCCGCCGGCCTCGGCCCCGCACCCTCGGGGCAGGAGAACAAGGTCGACCAGGAGCGCATCGCCGCTGCCGTGCGTGAGATCCTCATCGCCGTCGGCGAAGACCCCGACCGGGAAGGGCTGCTGGAGACCCCGGGCCGAGTGGCCCGCGCCTATGAGGAGATCTTCGCCGGTCTCCACCGCGACCCGGCCGAAGTCCTCGGCGTGACCTTCGACATCAGCCACGAGGAACTCGTCCTCGTCCGCGACATCGACCTGTACTCCACCTGCGAACACCACCTCGTGCCCTTCCACGGAGTCGCCCACATCGGCTACATCCCGAGCAAGAACGGCAAGGTCACGGGTCTGTCGAAGCTGGCCCGCCTCGTCGAGATCTATGCTCGTCGCCCCCAGGTGCAGGAACGCCTGACCTCGCAGATCGCCGATGCGCTCGTCGACCACCTGGAACCGCAGGGCGTCATCGTCGTCGTCGAAGCCGAACACCTGTGCATGACCATGCGCGGAGTCCGCAAGCCCGGAGCTTCGACGATCACCTCGGCCGTGCGTGGGCAGCTGCGCGAAAGCGCCTCCCGCGCAGAAGCGATGAGTCTCATCCTCGGCCGCTGA
- the folP gene encoding dihydropteroate synthase has protein sequence MDLSAVKTTQIMGVLNVTPDSFSDGGLWFDHDRAVAHGLELVAAGADIIDVGGESTRPGSARVDEAEELRRVVPVVRELAAAGAVISVDTMRARVAADSLAAGAHIINDVSAGQSDPTMLSVAAESGAPIVLMHWRGYLDQASATFHYDDVVAEVIAELRTRIDEAIDVGVKPANIIVDPGLGFSKNAEHNWQLLASLDEFAALDHRLLVAASRKRFIASLLSPDDPKRAEQAAKDQATATISAISAQAGAWAVRVHDPAISAVACKVIAAVREHSAAANPAANLDSEGNGR, from the coding sequence ATGGATCTCTCAGCAGTGAAGACGACGCAGATCATGGGCGTCCTCAATGTCACCCCCGACTCCTTCTCCGACGGCGGACTGTGGTTCGACCACGACAGGGCCGTCGCCCACGGCCTCGAACTCGTGGCCGCCGGTGCCGACATCATCGACGTCGGAGGCGAATCGACGCGTCCGGGATCGGCCCGCGTCGACGAAGCCGAAGAGCTGCGCCGAGTCGTGCCGGTCGTGCGTGAGCTCGCTGCTGCCGGAGCAGTCATCAGCGTTGATACGATGCGTGCCCGTGTCGCCGCAGATTCCCTGGCAGCCGGGGCTCATATCATCAACGACGTCTCCGCCGGACAGTCGGATCCGACCATGCTCAGCGTCGCCGCCGAGTCCGGAGCCCCCATCGTGCTCATGCACTGGCGCGGCTACCTCGATCAGGCCTCGGCGACCTTCCACTACGACGATGTCGTCGCCGAGGTGATCGCCGAACTGCGCACCCGCATCGACGAAGCCATCGACGTCGGCGTGAAACCTGCGAACATCATCGTCGATCCCGGCCTCGGGTTCTCGAAGAACGCCGAACACAATTGGCAGCTGCTGGCCTCCCTCGACGAATTCGCCGCCCTCGACCACCGACTCCTCGTCGCCGCCAGCCGGAAGCGCTTCATCGCCTCCCTGCTCAGCCCCGACGACCCGAAGCGGGCCGAACAGGCGGCGAAGGATCAGGCCACGGCCACGATCTCCGCGATCTCCGCACAGGCCGGCGCCTGGGCGGTCCGCGTCCACGATCCGGCCATCTCGGCGGTCGCGTGCAAGGTCATCGCCGCGGTCCGGGAACACTCCGCAGCAGCGAACCCTGCCGCGAACCTCGACTCGGAGGGCAACGGACGATGA